In Luteitalea sp. TBR-22, one genomic interval encodes:
- a CDS encoding four helix bundle protein, giving the protein MRREIHERAFRLALRVARLRHDPSYVRMVREVVLRQMIRAATSIGANLEEATAAQSRADFASKVAIATKEAREMQYWLRLGREAGLLRDEEWSKLGPEAKEVAQVVSAIARSASRPSVAKLS; this is encoded by the coding sequence ATGCGACGCGAGATTCACGAGCGGGCGTTTCGGCTGGCACTGCGTGTGGCACGCCTTCGCCACGACCCGTCCTACGTGCGGATGGTGAGGGAGGTCGTCCTGCGTCAGATGATTCGCGCCGCCACGTCCATAGGAGCGAATCTCGAGGAGGCGACGGCAGCGCAATCCCGCGCCGACTTTGCGTCCAAGGTGGCGATTGCCACCAAGGAGGCCCGCGAGATGCAGTACTGGCTGCGCCTGGGGCGAGAGGCAGGGCTGCTGCGCGACGAAGAATGGTCGAAGCTCGGTCCCGAAGCCAAGGAAGTGGCGCAGGTTGTGTCCGCGATCGCCCGATCCGCGAGCCGACCATCCGTGGCGAAGCTGTCGTGA
- the alr gene encoding alanine racemase — protein sequence MRHTVARVDLDALRGNVRAIRGLLEEGALASGRRPPGIIGVVKANAYGHGAADVARVLEAEGVAMLACADVDEGVALRDAGIGAPILVFGALGISDLDGIFSHRLTPTISSPWAGRALAEAAAARDTVLGCHVKVDTGMNRLGLRHDNLRRTLPDILQAPALRVDALYTHFATADEPESEHFGVQQQHFWEAREAAAALGLRTTVAHAANSAALLRDERTWLDFVRPGLLLYGIVPPPLMTTLPLEPVLSLQSRIVAVKGVRDGEGIGYGQSHRADGPRTVAVVPAGYADGVDWRLGNRGVVLVRGRRVPIVGRVSMDMMSIDVTGLDVSPGDEVVLLGRQGDERIDVREVAATIGTIPWELLCRLGARIEREYGNLKFEI from the coding sequence GTGCGGCACACGGTGGCGCGGGTGGACCTCGACGCCCTGCGCGGCAACGTGCGGGCGATCCGCGGGCTGCTCGAGGAGGGCGCGCTCGCCTCGGGCCGCCGTCCGCCCGGCATCATCGGCGTGGTCAAGGCCAACGCCTATGGGCACGGCGCGGCCGACGTGGCCCGCGTCCTCGAGGCCGAGGGCGTGGCGATGCTGGCCTGCGCCGACGTCGACGAGGGCGTCGCGTTGCGCGATGCGGGCATCGGCGCGCCGATCCTGGTGTTCGGCGCGCTCGGGATCTCCGACCTCGACGGCATCTTCTCGCACCGTCTCACCCCGACCATCTCGTCGCCGTGGGCCGGCCGCGCCCTTGCCGAGGCGGCCGCTGCCCGCGACACGGTGCTCGGCTGCCACGTGAAGGTCGACACGGGCATGAACCGGCTGGGCCTGCGGCACGACAATCTCCGCCGCACGCTGCCCGACATCCTGCAGGCGCCGGCGCTGCGCGTCGACGCGCTGTACACGCATTTCGCGACCGCCGACGAGCCCGAGAGCGAGCACTTCGGCGTGCAGCAGCAGCACTTCTGGGAGGCCAGGGAAGCCGCGGCTGCCCTCGGGCTGCGCACGACGGTGGCGCACGCCGCCAACAGCGCGGCCCTGCTGCGCGACGAGCGCACCTGGCTCGACTTCGTGCGGCCCGGCCTCCTCCTCTACGGCATCGTCCCGCCGCCGCTCATGACGACGCTGCCGCTCGAGCCGGTGCTGTCGTTGCAGTCGCGGATCGTCGCCGTCAAGGGCGTGCGCGATGGGGAAGGGATCGGCTACGGGCAGTCACATCGCGCCGACGGCCCGCGCACCGTGGCCGTCGTGCCCGCGGGCTATGCCGACGGCGTCGACTGGCGGCTCGGCAACCGCGGCGTCGTGCTCGTCCGCGGCCGCCGGGTGCCGATCGTCGGGCGCGTGTCGATGGACATGATGTCGATCGACGTCACCGGGCTTGACGTGTCGCCGGGCGACGAGGTGGTGCTGCTCGGCCGGCAGGGCGACGAGCGGATCGACGTGCGCGAAGTGGCCGCGACGATCGGCACCATCCCGTGGGAGCTCCTGTGCCGCCTCGGCGCAAGAATCGAACGCGAATACGGCAATTTGAAATTTGAAATTTGA
- the dnaB gene encoding replicative DNA helicase encodes MNDRTLPHNLDAERSVLGAILLRNDAINAAVEVLQPDDFYREAHQVLLEHMIQLSEKGAAIDLVTLSESLDRKDELEKVGGPAYISRLVDGVPRTTNVEYYAQIVKEKSTLRRLINEAGKIAAEAYDADRDASEILDDAERSIFSIADARIGTGFRPLADLVDTALDTVEKLQQFKSLVTGVPTGFYDLDRKTSGMQPTDLVIIAARPSMGKTSFVINMAQNAALEHGKVVGVFSLEMSAEQLFMRMLTSEARVDSQRLRQGMLLERDLPAIAQAAEKLSMAKIFIDDTASIGVLEMRAKARRLKAEHGLDMLVIDYVQLMQGRGRFENRQQELTSISRSLKGLAKELHVPVLILSQLSRAPDARADHRPQLSDLRESGALEQDADVVMFIYREDRYKGPEDEDTGEAEIIIAKQRNGPVGTVKLAFISDYTRFENLERGGDVADEY; translated from the coding sequence ATGAACGACCGTACGCTGCCCCACAACCTGGACGCGGAGCGCTCCGTGCTCGGCGCCATCCTCCTCCGCAACGACGCAATCAACGCGGCGGTGGAGGTGCTGCAGCCCGACGACTTCTACCGGGAGGCGCACCAGGTCCTGCTCGAGCACATGATCCAGTTGAGCGAGAAGGGCGCGGCGATCGACCTCGTCACGCTCTCCGAGTCGCTCGATCGCAAGGACGAACTCGAGAAGGTGGGCGGCCCCGCCTACATCTCCCGCCTGGTCGACGGCGTCCCGCGCACGACCAACGTCGAGTACTACGCGCAGATCGTCAAGGAGAAGTCGACGCTGCGTCGCCTCATCAACGAGGCGGGCAAGATCGCCGCCGAGGCCTACGACGCCGACCGCGATGCGAGCGAGATCCTCGACGACGCCGAGCGCAGCATCTTCAGCATCGCCGACGCCCGCATCGGCACCGGGTTCCGCCCCCTGGCCGACCTGGTGGACACGGCGCTGGACACCGTCGAGAAGCTGCAGCAGTTCAAGAGCCTGGTCACCGGCGTGCCGACCGGCTTCTACGACCTCGATCGCAAGACGTCGGGCATGCAGCCGACCGACCTGGTGATCATCGCGGCGCGCCCGTCGATGGGCAAGACGTCCTTCGTGATCAACATGGCGCAGAACGCCGCCCTCGAGCACGGCAAGGTCGTCGGCGTGTTCAGCCTCGAGATGTCGGCCGAGCAGCTGTTCATGCGCATGCTCACCTCCGAGGCGCGCGTCGACTCGCAGCGCCTGCGTCAGGGCATGCTCCTCGAGCGCGACCTGCCGGCGATCGCGCAGGCCGCCGAGAAGCTGTCGATGGCCAAGATCTTCATCGACGACACGGCGTCGATCGGCGTCCTCGAGATGCGCGCCAAGGCCCGCCGCCTCAAGGCCGAGCACGGCCTCGACATGCTGGTCATCGACTACGTGCAGCTGATGCAGGGGCGGGGCCGCTTCGAGAACCGGCAGCAGGAACTCACCAGCATCTCGCGCTCGCTCAAGGGCCTGGCCAAGGAACTGCACGTGCCGGTGCTGATCCTGTCGCAGCTCTCGCGCGCCCCCGACGCGCGCGCCGACCACCGGCCGCAGCTGTCCGACCTCCGCGAGTCCGGCGCCCTCGAGCAGGACGCCGACGTCGTGATGTTCATCTACCGCGAGGACCGCTACAAGGGCCCCGAGGACGAGGACACCGGCGAGGCCGAGATCATCATCGCCAAGCAGCGCAACGGCCCGGTGGGCACCGTGAAGCTGGCGTTCATCTCCGACTACACGCGCTTCGAGAACCTCGAGCGCGGTGGCGACGTCGCGGACGAGTACTGA
- the rplI gene encoding 50S ribosomal protein L9 has protein sequence MEVILKEHVEHLGERGDVVKVAPGYARNYLLPRKLALAVTAGNKKQIEHEKKVAAARAAEERAVAQALATRFAQTEVTLTRRAGENQQLFGSVTSADIAEALAKQGFEVDRRKIQLPEAIKAVGEYAVPVRLHREVTAQVKVHVAAEGGGEAPAQA, from the coding sequence ATCGAAGTGATCCTGAAGGAGCACGTCGAGCACCTCGGTGAGCGTGGCGACGTGGTGAAGGTGGCCCCGGGCTACGCGCGCAACTACCTGTTGCCGCGCAAGCTCGCCCTGGCGGTCACGGCAGGCAACAAGAAGCAGATCGAGCACGAGAAGAAGGTGGCGGCGGCCCGGGCGGCCGAGGAGCGCGCGGTGGCCCAGGCCCTCGCGACGCGCTTCGCGCAGACCGAGGTCACGCTCACCCGTCGTGCCGGCGAGAACCAGCAGCTGTTCGGCTCGGTCACCTCGGCCGACATCGCCGAGGCGCTCGCCAAGCAGGGCTTCGAGGTGGATCGTCGCAAGATCCAGCTCCCCGAGGCCATCAAGGCGGTCGGCGAGTACGCGGTGCCGGTGCGCCTGCACCGCGAGGTCACCGCGCAGGTGAAGGTGCATGTCGCCGCCGAGGGCGGCGGCGAGGCGCCCGCCCAGGCCTGA
- the rpsR gene encoding 30S ribosomal protein S18, with product MSTDNPMQGDDRGGRGGRSGGPRGERSGGGGGGRRGGFRRKRVCKFRTEKIDYVDYKDVRLLSQFVPERGKIQPRRLTGTSAKYQRKLQVAIKRARFLALLPYATD from the coding sequence ATGAGCACCGACAACCCGATGCAGGGCGATGATCGTGGCGGCCGTGGCGGCCGCAGTGGCGGACCGCGCGGCGAGCGCAGTGGTGGCGGGGGCGGCGGGCGCCGCGGCGGGTTCCGCCGCAAGCGCGTCTGCAAGTTCCGCACGGAGAAGATCGACTACGTCGACTACAAGGACGTGCGTCTGCTCTCCCAGTTCGTTCCCGAGCGCGGCAAGATCCAGCCGCGCCGCCTGACCGGCACCAGCGCCAAGTACCAGCGCAAGCTGCAGGTCGCCATCAAGCGGGCGCGCTTCCTGGCGCTGCTCCCCTACGCGACGGACTGA
- the rpsF gene encoding 30S ribosomal protein S6 produces MAAQKQYELVYIASPEATEDQLTELQTLIEGIVTKANGTIDKADVWGRRRLAYQIGRHKEGHYVVLLFSAAGESVKELDRRLKVNDTIIRHLIVRVDEELQKAARAKARRDDETRRRRVARGLPPEPTPEELMAKQAALENQDDAEV; encoded by the coding sequence ATGGCAGCACAGAAGCAGTACGAACTCGTTTACATCGCCTCGCCCGAAGCGACCGAGGACCAGCTCACCGAGCTGCAGACCTTGATCGAGGGCATCGTCACCAAGGCGAACGGCACCATCGACAAGGCGGACGTGTGGGGCCGCCGGCGCCTGGCCTACCAGATCGGGCGCCACAAGGAAGGGCACTACGTCGTCCTCCTCTTCAGCGCCGCGGGCGAGTCCGTCAAGGAACTCGATCGTCGCCTGAAGGTCAACGACACGATCATCCGCCACCTCATCGTCCGCGTCGACGAGGAGCTCCAGAAGGCCGCCCGCGCCAAGGCGCGCCGCGACGACGAGACCCGTCGGCGCCGCGTGGCGCGCGGACTCCCCCCGGAGCCCACGCCCGAGGAACTGATGGCCAAGCAGGCGGCACTCGAGAACCAGGACGACGCGGAGGTCTAG
- the pth gene encoding aminoacyl-tRNA hydrolase, translating into MKLVVGLGNPGPKYRDTLHNVGFMTVDALAARHGVAFESAPADALMARVRGAGLLLVKPLTFMNRSGGAVGDLLRFFKIPVEDLIVVVDEVALPAGQLRARPSGSAGGHNGLKSIIGVLGTEQFARLRIGVGRGDPRRDLADHVLSMIPPDIRPAIDEAVVRAADAVECFARDGIEKTMQVFNASPQV; encoded by the coding sequence GTGAAGCTGGTCGTTGGCCTCGGCAATCCCGGTCCGAAGTACCGGGACACCCTGCACAACGTCGGCTTCATGACGGTGGACGCGCTGGCGGCGCGGCACGGGGTGGCGTTCGAGAGCGCCCCGGCCGACGCGCTGATGGCGCGGGTGCGGGGGGCGGGCCTGTTGCTCGTCAAGCCACTGACGTTCATGAATCGCAGTGGGGGCGCCGTCGGCGACCTGCTGCGGTTCTTCAAGATTCCCGTCGAGGACCTGATCGTGGTCGTCGACGAGGTGGCCTTGCCGGCAGGACAGCTGCGGGCGAGGCCGTCGGGATCGGCCGGGGGCCACAACGGCCTCAAGTCGATCATCGGCGTGCTCGGCACGGAGCAGTTCGCTCGGCTCCGCATCGGGGTGGGCCGCGGGGATCCGCGGCGTGACCTGGCCGATCACGTCCTGTCGATGATTCCGCCGGACATCCGTCCGGCCATCGACGAGGCGGTCGTGAGGGCCGCCGACGCCGTCGAGTGCTTCGCACGCGATGGCATCGAGAAGACCATGCAGGTCTTCAACGCGTCACCGCAGGTGTGA
- a CDS encoding 50S ribosomal protein L25: MDTTLEAVVRESRGKNEARRLRVKGQIPAVVYGGSQPAQAVAVSPKELSRLLHSEAGLNTLIDLKVDGTTTKVIVKDFLLQPVTHQLLHADFYRVNLEKKVQVKVAVRLHGEPKGVKVQGGVLDFVHREIEVESLPTEIPEHIDIDVTGMMIGDGVHVKDVAAGQKWTPVSSADMMIVHVVGARVGSDEAAGAATAEPEVAKKGKTDKDK; encoded by the coding sequence ATGGATACGACCCTCGAAGCCGTCGTGCGCGAGTCGCGCGGCAAGAACGAAGCCCGCCGCCTCCGTGTGAAGGGCCAGATTCCCGCCGTCGTCTACGGTGGCAGCCAGCCCGCGCAGGCCGTCGCCGTGAGCCCCAAGGAGCTGTCGCGGCTCCTGCACTCGGAGGCCGGCCTCAACACCCTGATCGACCTCAAGGTCGACGGCACGACGACCAAGGTCATCGTGAAGGACTTCCTGCTGCAGCCGGTCACCCACCAGCTGCTCCACGCCGACTTCTACCGCGTCAACCTGGAGAAGAAGGTCCAGGTGAAGGTGGCGGTCCGCCTGCACGGCGAGCCGAAGGGCGTGAAGGTGCAGGGCGGCGTGCTCGACTTCGTGCACCGCGAGATCGAGGTCGAGAGCCTGCCGACCGAGATCCCCGAGCACATCGACATCGACGTGACCGGCATGATGATCGGCGACGGCGTGCACGTGAAGGACGTGGCGGCTGGCCAGAAGTGGACGCCGGTCAGCTCGGCCGACATGATGATCGTCCACGTGGTCGGCGCTCGCGTCGGCAGCGACGAGGCCGCGGGCGCGGCGACTGCCGAACCCGAGGTCGCCAAGAAGGGCAAGACGGACAAGGACAAGTAG
- a CDS encoding ribose-phosphate pyrophosphokinase: MARSNLKVFSGSAHPQLAQEIAEFLCVAPGQARLQRFPDTEVSFQIDENIRGTDVFIVQPTSRPVDANIMELCVMIDAFRRSSASRITAVIPYYGYARQDRKDKPRVPISAKLVANLLSAAGANRILTMDLHKAQIQGFFDIPVDHLFAAPVIIDYLARQKFPNVTVVSPDAGGAERARAYAKRVGADLAIIDKRRSSETGAAEVMNVIGDVRGRTCVLQDDIIDTAGTIVKAAQALKANGAERIIACAVHGVLSGPAIERIEQSPIEKLVVTNTIPQSEACASSSKIECLTVARLLGQAIRSIHEETSVSSLFV; encoded by the coding sequence ATGGCGCGATCGAACTTGAAGGTGTTCTCGGGCAGTGCCCACCCACAACTCGCGCAGGAGATTGCCGAGTTCCTGTGCGTGGCGCCGGGGCAGGCTCGCCTGCAGCGGTTCCCCGACACCGAGGTCTCGTTCCAGATCGACGAGAACATCCGGGGCACCGACGTCTTCATCGTGCAGCCGACGTCGCGGCCGGTCGACGCCAACATCATGGAACTGTGCGTCATGATCGACGCGTTCCGGCGATCGTCGGCCTCGCGCATCACGGCGGTGATTCCGTACTACGGCTACGCGCGGCAGGACCGCAAGGACAAGCCCCGCGTGCCGATCTCGGCCAAGCTGGTGGCCAACCTGCTCAGCGCCGCCGGGGCCAATCGCATCCTGACGATGGACCTGCACAAGGCCCAGATTCAGGGGTTCTTCGACATCCCGGTCGACCACCTCTTCGCGGCGCCGGTGATCATCGACTACCTGGCGCGGCAGAAGTTCCCGAACGTGACGGTGGTCTCGCCCGACGCCGGCGGCGCGGAGCGGGCGCGGGCCTACGCCAAGCGCGTCGGCGCCGACCTGGCGATCATCGACAAGCGGCGCAGCTCGGAGACGGGGGCCGCCGAGGTGATGAACGTGATTGGCGACGTCCGCGGCCGCACGTGCGTGCTGCAGGACGACATCATCGACACGGCGGGCACGATCGTGAAGGCGGCGCAGGCGCTCAAGGCCAACGGCGCCGAGCGCATCATCGCCTGTGCGGTGCACGGCGTGCTGTCGGGGCCGGCCATCGAGCGGATCGAGCAGTCGCCGATCGAGAAGCTGGTGGTCACCAACACGATCCCGCAGAGCGAGGCCTGCGCCTCCTCGAGCAAGATCGAGTGCCTGACGGTGGCCCGGCTGCTGGGCCAGGCCATCCGCAGCATCCACGAGGAGACCTCGGTCTCGTCGTTGTTCGTGTGA
- a CDS encoding 4-(cytidine 5'-diphospho)-2-C-methyl-D-erythritol kinase, whose product MNSGNADVAGWATLAPAKVNLDLRMRGLRGDGYHLLSTVLQAVALADRVILRRRPGDFGLECDTPGVPLDRRNLAWRGAEAMAAALDVPLEGYQLRLEKHVPAEAGLGGGSADAVAAARLVAAAAGRVVTRDQVAEVVRPLGADVAFFAWGGTMRGEGIGDALTPLPDHPPGQVLLVRPPFGVSTRDAYRWYDEAPAVPDAGGAGAFTNDLQRPVAARHPEIEAIVARLGAGGARLAAMSGSGSACFGVFSPDVDLAALEVGWPEGTRIWRTHLLSRAAYEEATRCVPLA is encoded by the coding sequence GTGAACTCCGGCAACGCTGACGTGGCGGGCTGGGCGACCCTGGCGCCAGCCAAGGTCAACCTCGACCTGCGGATGCGCGGTCTGCGAGGCGACGGCTATCACCTGCTGTCGACCGTGCTGCAGGCCGTGGCCCTGGCCGACCGCGTGATCCTGCGTCGGCGGCCGGGTGACTTCGGGCTCGAGTGCGACACCCCGGGCGTGCCGCTCGATCGTCGCAACCTCGCCTGGCGCGGCGCCGAGGCCATGGCCGCGGCCCTCGACGTCCCGCTCGAGGGGTACCAGTTGCGGCTGGAGAAGCACGTCCCGGCAGAAGCCGGCCTCGGCGGCGGCAGTGCCGACGCGGTGGCGGCCGCCCGGTTGGTCGCCGCCGCAGCAGGTCGGGTGGTCACTCGCGACCAGGTGGCCGAGGTGGTGCGTCCGCTCGGCGCCGACGTGGCGTTCTTCGCCTGGGGCGGCACCATGCGCGGGGAAGGCATCGGCGACGCGCTGACGCCGCTGCCCGATCACCCGCCAGGGCAGGTGCTGCTGGTGCGTCCGCCCTTCGGCGTCTCCACCCGGGACGCGTATCGGTGGTACGACGAGGCGCCGGCGGTGCCCGACGCGGGTGGGGCCGGCGCGTTCACCAACGACCTGCAACGCCCGGTGGCCGCCCGTCACCCCGAGATCGAGGCCATCGTGGCCCGGCTCGGCGCCGGCGGCGCCAGACTGGCCGCCATGTCGGGCAGCGGCTCGGCCTGTTTCGGGGTGTTCAGCCCCGACGTCGACCTGGCGGCCCTCGAGGTGGGCTGGCCCGAGGGCACCCGAATCTGGCGCACGCACCTGCTCTCGCGCGCCGCGTATGAGGAGGCGACGCGCTGCGTGCCGCTCGCGTGA
- a CDS encoding tetratricopeptide repeat protein yields MLPIALLALTLAVQPGPASAPAPRTSTRGEAYQAFLEARRLEAGGDAAGAIAALEKASTLDASPAILTELAQLYARNDRIAEARKAAERALALDADSADAHWMLGMLSVPASVMQGEAAAPRDRAAIDTAIGHLEKAVAGRSYDLNVPVVLGRLYLQADRPADAARVLRVTWERENGAIEAGLLLAQAYERTGQPDEGLRVLGEVLDVEPRFFRARLQQAEMLERARRWREAAEAYGLAAQENPSAVELRMRQATALLGADQPAAARTVLEQVIADRPTDLQARYLLAQAQRELGDGTAAEETARALMKIAPADVRGPVILSQVYADRGDHARVVEVLTPVVEKGAVGNPQSALGVAMRLASAHMALGQPEQAIAMLERTRAARPDPMIDAYLLQTLVMARRFDRAIALGKEVRAARPGDLQVGRLLAQAYIGARQPDAAIAILEAERAQRPDDPSVTLALATTLADAGREARAMTLLDQAEKGFGTQVIYWFQRGAILERFGKRAEAKAAFRKALEVEPGHAPTLNYLGYMLVEDGGPLEEAVALIGKALEEDPDNGSYLDSLGWAYYKQGKLPEARTQLERAAGLSRTNSVIQDHLGDVLLALKDEAGAVAAWERALAGDGESIDPAAIRAKISRARKP; encoded by the coding sequence ATGCTCCCCATCGCCCTGCTGGCCCTGACGCTGGCGGTCCAGCCCGGACCTGCGTCCGCGCCCGCGCCCCGCACCTCCACCCGCGGAGAGGCCTACCAGGCGTTCCTGGAGGCCCGGCGCCTCGAGGCCGGCGGCGACGCCGCCGGGGCGATCGCGGCCCTGGAGAAGGCGTCCACCCTCGATGCCTCGCCCGCCATCCTGACCGAACTCGCGCAACTCTATGCGCGCAACGATCGGATCGCCGAGGCGCGCAAGGCGGCGGAGCGGGCGCTGGCCCTCGACGCCGACAGCGCCGATGCGCACTGGATGCTCGGCATGCTGTCGGTGCCTGCGTCGGTCATGCAGGGCGAGGCGGCCGCGCCGCGGGACCGCGCCGCCATCGACACCGCCATCGGGCACCTCGAGAAGGCCGTGGCCGGCCGCAGCTACGACCTGAACGTGCCCGTGGTGCTCGGACGGCTGTACCTGCAGGCCGACCGTCCCGCCGATGCCGCGCGCGTGCTGCGTGTCACCTGGGAGCGTGAGAACGGCGCCATCGAGGCCGGCCTGCTCCTGGCGCAGGCCTACGAACGGACCGGGCAGCCCGACGAGGGGCTGCGCGTCCTCGGCGAGGTGCTCGACGTCGAGCCGCGGTTCTTCCGGGCGCGCCTGCAGCAGGCCGAGATGCTCGAGCGGGCCCGGCGATGGCGCGAGGCCGCCGAGGCGTATGGGCTGGCCGCGCAGGAGAACCCGTCGGCCGTGGAACTCCGCATGCGCCAGGCCACGGCGCTGCTCGGCGCCGACCAGCCCGCCGCCGCGCGCACCGTGCTCGAGCAGGTGATCGCGGACCGCCCCACCGACCTGCAGGCCCGCTACCTGCTCGCCCAGGCGCAGCGCGAACTCGGCGACGGCACCGCTGCCGAGGAGACCGCGCGAGCCCTGATGAAGATCGCGCCGGCCGACGTCCGCGGCCCGGTCATCCTCTCGCAGGTCTACGCCGACCGGGGCGACCACGCCAGGGTCGTCGAGGTGCTCACGCCGGTCGTCGAGAAGGGGGCCGTCGGCAACCCGCAGTCGGCCCTCGGCGTGGCGATGCGCTTGGCCAGCGCCCACATGGCGCTCGGGCAGCCCGAACAGGCGATTGCCATGCTCGAGCGGACGCGCGCCGCGCGGCCCGACCCGATGATCGACGCGTACCTGTTGCAGACGCTCGTCATGGCCCGGCGCTTCGACCGCGCCATCGCGCTCGGCAAGGAAGTGCGCGCCGCGCGTCCCGGCGACCTGCAGGTGGGGCGCCTGCTCGCACAGGCCTACATCGGCGCCAGGCAACCCGATGCCGCCATCGCCATCCTCGAAGCCGAGCGCGCCCAGCGCCCCGACGACCCGTCGGTGACCCTGGCCCTGGCCACCACCCTTGCCGACGCCGGCCGCGAAGCGCGGGCGATGACGCTGCTCGACCAGGCCGAAAAGGGCTTCGGCACCCAGGTGATCTACTGGTTCCAGCGGGGCGCGATTCTCGAGCGCTTCGGCAAGCGCGCCGAGGCCAAGGCCGCATTCCGCAAGGCCCTCGAGGTCGAGCCGGGGCACGCGCCGACCCTGAACTACCTCGGCTACATGCTGGTGGAGGACGGCGGGCCGTTGGAGGAAGCCGTTGCGCTCATCGGCAAGGCGCTCGAGGAGGATCCCGACAACGGCTCCTACCTCGACAGCCTTGGCTGGGCCTATTACAAGCAGGGCAAGCTCCCCGAAGCGCGCACGCAGCTCGAGCGCGCGGCCGGGCTGTCACGCACCAACTCCGTGATCCAGGATCACCTCGGGGACGTGCTGCTCGCCCTGAAGGACGAAGCTGGCGCGGTGGCCGCCTGGGAGCGGGCGCTGGCCGGCGACGGTGAGTCCATCGATCCAGCCGCCATCAGGGCCAAGATCTCCCGTGCCCGCAAACCGTAA
- a CDS encoding glycosyltransferase family 9 protein, with amino-acid sequence MRVLLVRLRLIGDVVFTTPVIGALRRALPDAHLSYLIEPAAAPVVRHHPGLDEVILAPRTRGWRRLRDDWRLGTQLRRERYDVVLDLHGGPRASLLTWLSRAPRRIGFDVQGRHWMYTDVVPRPREIRPRHSVENQWDVLPAFLPDLPPPTRETDPVVMVHDPAAEASVDAWLATEGLSGDHRLIVVHVSAGNAFRRWPLTSFAELAVRLTARDAKRRIILTSGPSEAAAAADVVRLARERRPSSPEAVRTCGDMSLDQLHALIGRAALYIGGDSGPLHVAATTRTPIVGLYGPTLPVRSAPWRDPRYFSAAVDVGALPCRPCEQRVCAPGDFRCLAHITVDAVAEAAERALTPAAPDRAD; translated from the coding sequence GTGCGCGTGCTTCTGGTCCGGTTGCGCCTCATCGGCGACGTGGTCTTCACCACCCCCGTGATCGGCGCGCTCCGGCGGGCCTTGCCCGACGCCCACCTGAGCTACCTGATCGAGCCGGCCGCCGCGCCGGTGGTGCGTCACCATCCCGGCCTCGATGAGGTGATCCTGGCGCCGCGCACCCGCGGCTGGCGCCGGCTGCGCGACGACTGGCGGCTGGGAACGCAGCTCCGGCGAGAGCGGTACGACGTGGTGCTGGACCTGCACGGCGGCCCGCGGGCTTCCCTGCTCACCTGGCTCAGTCGCGCGCCCAGGCGCATCGGCTTCGACGTGCAGGGCCGCCACTGGATGTACACCGACGTGGTGCCCCGCCCTCGCGAGATCCGGCCCCGGCACTCGGTGGAGAACCAATGGGACGTGCTGCCCGCCTTCCTGCCCGACCTGCCGCCACCGACTCGCGAGACCGATCCCGTCGTGATGGTCCACGACCCGGCGGCCGAGGCCAGCGTCGACGCCTGGCTCGCAACCGAGGGGCTGTCGGGGGACCACCGGCTCATCGTGGTGCACGTCAGCGCGGGCAACGCCTTCCGGCGCTGGCCGTTGACCTCATTTGCCGAGCTTGCGGTCCGGCTCACCGCGCGGGACGCCAAACGTCGTATCATCCTGACGTCCGGACCGTCGGAAGCGGCTGCTGCCGCCGATGTGGTCCGCCTGGCGCGTGAGCGCCGGCCCTCGTCGCCGGAGGCCGTACGGACCTGCGGGGACATGTCGTTGGACCAGCTGCACGCCCTGATCGGCCGGGCGGCGCTCTACATCGGCGGGGACAGTGGGCCCCTGCACGTGGCTGCCACGACCAGGACGCCCATCGTCGGGCTGTACGGGCCGACGCTGCCGGTGCGATCCGCACCGTGGCGCGACCCGAGGTACTTCAGTGCGGCCGTCGACGTCGGGGCCCTGCCCTGCCGGCCGTGCGAACAACGCGTCTGCGCACCCGGCGACTTCCGGTGCCTGGCGCACATCACCGTCGACGCGGTCGCCGAAGCCGCCGAACGGGCGCTCACGCCCGCGGCGCCGGACCGGGCCGATTGA